TTACATACTCTCTTAGCTATCAATCTTGATAAAAAATTCTGTGCTGTAGCCTAAATTCACTGCATTTCCTTTAGAAAACTGAATCCTTTTTCAGAAATAGAGAGCCAAGCCAAACACAAATGGTAGCACCTGTAACAGTGACCACAACCCCAATAAGAGCACAAAAACTTCCCTGTTCTTAAGCAGATGGCTACGTTTGGAACAATTTGTAGTTCTGTTTGACTTAGGCTGTGACTAGAAAGATGCTAATCACGACTAGAAATGggattttataaaaattattacaatcACACCTATCTGAGGCTAACATATAATGTTCCACTTAAACTCACAGAATTCGACATGGAGACATCAAGTATTTATAGAAATATCTACAAACTGCaactgccttttattttttaaagtgtcagTGAACTGACCTTCAGAGTAAGGGTTTCATGACAACAGGCTTCTTAGGTTCTGTTTTGCATACACTAGTTTTGCTTAACTCTTCTAATGTTGCTACTTCTTCACATTTCTATCTTTCTAAGAAGCACGTGCTGACAAACTTGGGCAAAATTAGTCTGAATACAGAGCTTTTGCTAAAATTTTGCTGTGTCTTAAGTCCTACATTATTAGACTTACTGTTTCACCTGTATCAATAGCTgatgcaaaacatttttaacaaagGGAAAACACTGTCCTAACATTCTTcaaattcagataaaaatagaaaactggAAATTCCACACTCTCCAACTGCCCTAGGCAAGTGAAAGTGTTGTTCTAACAAGCAGTCCTGAAGCCCTTGTCTTAGTACTTAGCTGAGATCAAAGAAAATAGACACAGAAAACATAGAGCATGACTAGGCTGAGTGCTAGCTATGTAAAAATGCTAAATAAAGCTAAAATCCTTCAAATTTTCCTGATTATTCTGTAACCAGCTTACAAATCCTGAAATGAATGGAAAATGTTTATGGAGGCTCATAGACCCTTGGTTCTATTTTGCCTTCATTTGAAATGTAAAAGGACAGTACCTGATGACAAATAGCCCTGTCACTGAACTACTGATCTTCACGGTGTGTTTCACTGTTTCCAAGATTAAACAGTAAATTACACAGAAGGAACAAAACCTCAAGAATGAGACATTTACAGAACAAATCTGAAGATGAAACTCGCTTTTGTAAGATGTGTGATGCTCAACACTTTCAATTGGATGTACAGGTTAAATTGGCTGTGCCTTTGAAGCAtttgcaaagagaaacaaataaaactgcatttgcATCTATCTACTCACATGGTTTCTCAGATTACAATCTTTGAGAAAGCAATCACATCCTAGAAGATAATTGAGGGCAAGAACACAAATCTGCAGAATTAGGGCAAAATCCCCCAGGTCCCACAAGGCCATTTTCAAAGCAGACACCCAAGGAACTTAGGGCAGTGGTATCCAAAGATCATTGTAGAACCGCTTAAAGTTCTGAAGAACTGGATCTGCTtcaaagctcaaaaaaaaaaaaaaaagatgagactGGGAAATTTAGTCATGAAACTCCTACTGTGGCAAAGAGTCCTTGGTGGATCACTGTTCAGCTGACCCTGCGGGCAACTGAGCAGAAGGTGTTGGTATCCCTGACGGCGTCGTTAGGAAAGGGAAGgccagcacaggctgcctgTCCATCCCATGCTCAAGGTCCTCCACTGTACGAATAATCTGCCTTGTTGTGCATCACGAGCTTGTTGTCTACAAAGTAAAAACTGTCCGACTGTGTCTCATAGGGATGAAGGATCATCTCACGAactgcagggaagggggggaaaaagaggaaaaaaaaagaaaaagataaaaataaaaaaattaattgtgttGCACAGGAGCCCTACTGAGGCCACACTCTGCTCTGAGTTTCTGTTACTTTCAACAGCATTGCTCAGATGCAGAAAATTCCCAAGcgaaaaaccaaaaccaaaccagaaaccTACCCAAACCATCATTCAACAATATCTTTTAAAGAACTCAAACACAACCATCATACACTAAGGCACCACACAATGTGTACGTGTTCTACCCAACCTCCAACCAATATCACACTGGagtttggggtctttttttttttttttttttgctttgtttttaaaaaggtgatAAAACAGCAAACTTGAAGGAAATTTGTTCTGGTGTGACAATAAGTAAGCAGCAGTGTGTCACTGTGTTTTCCACAGACTGTGATGTAAGTGCTGCCATACATGATTAGGGGTTGTAAAGAATATAAAGTCACACAGATTTAGTACTGATGCTCTTGTGTGTtaggaaagaggagagaaaataaaagttatgGTCATAGTAAACCTCTCAAGCTATCAGTATAGCATATCAAACAGAATATAACACAAGTCACCTATTTGCTGGATGTCTTTTTAATCCTAGATTTTTAGTTGGTTTATAacacaattattatttttttctccctgacactgaagcttttcttttatgaacttaaaaaaaaaaaaagtatctggTGGGTGGCAAGATACATGCTACTAGCAAACAAAATCCATAGTAACACAGATACAAAATTACCTGGAAATATTCTACCCTACCCACTGTCTACAGAGAGCTTTTAAAGAAAGGGCTTCAAAACACCCGAGATTACCATCGCTGTGTGGTACCTCAGTAATTAAAGAGCACTTACTGAGATCCTCAGAGAGCTGTGGGAATTCATAGATGTGCTCACAAGTATTTTTACTGCTGGGAATGCAGAACCCAAATTCAAAATCAAAACTCTTAAGCAATTGATCCCGGAAGTAGTGCCTCTCAATCATGCGGAAGTTATTAATAGGTTTGTCCCCTACAGTGAATTCCACCCTGAAAAAGAACAATAAGATTGAAATGAACTTTCATCCTTAAATAAGATTTCCAACCATTCCTGAAAGGTAGAAGAgagctcttcttaaaaaaaaagccaaaactcTAAATCAATGGAAGTAACCAAAttataatttcctctttttcttaaaCCATGCTACAAGGAGAGAATTTCAGCCAGCACTATGTTCAGGTTTCTCTTGCCAAGAAGTACAGCCTCTTGCAGAAAGGTAGTAGTTACATACCATACACTGTAAGTAAGCCAGGAGGACTCTGTTGCTCATTAGACACAAATCAAAAGTTGGGAATTTACCATGTTAACCAAAGAGGTGCTAACTGATAAAGAACTTCAATTTACCTCCCAAAACAAAGGACATGGACATCTTTAAAGATTAGCAGGAAGTGGTAACGTGCAACCTCACTCTAAGTATATTCtctgacaataaaaaaattatcttgctGAAATTTCCTGAGTTTTAGTCAAATtctcaaaaatacattttactttttttttttttttttttattgcaaagcTACTGTACATCCTATCTCGTGAAACACACATTTGCTATCAAACTGGGATCTATCAAACTGCACTCCATGAATACAAACTAATGATTCCTGAAACAAATAAGTTTGTGCTGGAAACTGTACCAGATGCTCGATTATAGTACTACAGACCTAATGACATAATAGCAATGTTCATAAAGCTCTGGATTGGATCTGCTAACTTAAATTTAGGTggatgtaaaaagaaaaacaaagaaaaaggataacAAAGAACCTGCCCTGCCGTGACTCAATATCCTTCTAAAAACTCCAGCTAAGACCAAGCAGGCCTCCAGTCTGCTCTGGAGGGCCTGGAGAGCCAAAAACTGCATCTCTCCATGCATGTTATTTTGCTGCAGA
Above is a window of Heliangelus exortis chromosome 21, bHelExo1.hap1, whole genome shotgun sequence DNA encoding:
- the UNC119 gene encoding protein unc-119 homolog A isoform X2; translated protein: MESGTVLFEITKPAASEREHNDKKDIDPNAGRFVRYQFTPAFLRLRQVGATVEFTVGDKPINNFRMIERHYFRDQLLKSFDFEFGFCIPSSKNTCEHIYEFPQLSEDLIREMILHPYETQSDSFYFVDNKLVMHNKADYSYSGGP